One genomic segment of candidate division KSB1 bacterium includes these proteins:
- the cas6 gene encoding CRISPR system precrRNA processing endoribonuclease RAMP protein Cas6 produces the protein MSLYQLPTLDYLRLRFHLTALQRCELPSWKGSLLRGAFGYALKKTVCTMKIGQPCDSCLLRSKCAYTRIFETFITEQPPPLLRGLDTSPRPYIFEPHDRNQKYQPNDLLWFDLVLVGSVIDFLPYVIYAILQLAHSGLGVQRHRFELATVYCFQPSDQPPNQSADNAEPHPPNWRLLYDSAGQCILFTPAPVTLQPNGTATAAPDSLTLKFLTQTRLKFGNDLAIDFNFRMLAFKMLRRILELVYFYADREPINWEFRSLLQAADRVTITQRHLHWVDYDRYSNRQQTKMKLGGFVGELTLEGDLSPFLDLLHYSEVLHVGKGTTFGLGRMEVEKNKFES, from the coding sequence ATGTCTCTTTACCAATTGCCAACGCTTGATTATTTGCGCTTGCGCTTTCACCTCACTGCGCTGCAACGTTGCGAGTTACCGTCCTGGAAAGGGTCATTGTTGCGCGGGGCTTTTGGATATGCCCTCAAAAAGACCGTGTGCACCATGAAGATCGGCCAACCTTGCGATTCCTGTCTCTTGCGATCCAAATGCGCTTACACGCGCATCTTCGAGACCTTTATCACCGAACAGCCACCGCCGCTATTGCGGGGACTGGATACTTCGCCCCGACCCTATATCTTCGAGCCGCACGACCGCAACCAGAAGTATCAGCCGAACGATTTGTTGTGGTTCGATCTGGTCCTCGTTGGCAGTGTCATCGATTTTTTGCCCTATGTGATCTATGCGATCCTGCAACTGGCGCACAGCGGATTGGGTGTCCAGCGTCATCGGTTTGAGCTGGCGACGGTCTATTGTTTTCAGCCATCGGACCAGCCGCCAAACCAGTCCGCGGATAATGCAGAGCCTCATCCACCGAACTGGCGGTTGCTCTACGACAGCGCCGGCCAATGCATCCTGTTCACCCCAGCACCAGTAACGCTCCAGCCCAATGGAACTGCAACTGCCGCCCCCGATTCCCTGACGCTCAAGTTTCTCACCCAGACCCGTCTGAAATTTGGCAATGATCTGGCCATCGATTTCAACTTTCGCATGTTAGCGTTCAAGATGCTGCGCCGCATTTTGGAGTTGGTCTATTTTTACGCCGACCGTGAGCCGATCAACTGGGAGTTTCGCTCCCTGCTGCAGGCCGCCGACAGGGTAACCATCACCCAGCGCCATCTGCACTGGGTGGATTACGACCGCTACAGCAATCGCCAGCAGACCAAGATGAAGTTAGGCGGCTTTGTGGGCGAGCTAACGCTGGAGGGGGATCTGTCGCCGTTTCTGGATCTGTTGCATTACAGCGAGGTGTTGCACGTGGGCAAGGGGACGACGTTTGGGTTGGGGAGGATGGAAGTTGAAAAAAATAAATTTGAATCATAA